One genomic region from bacterium encodes:
- a CDS encoding nucleotidyl transferase AbiEii/AbiGii toxin family protein: protein MFEKVISKATKSNMELLRLLCKDYYLVGETGVALQLGHRQSLDLDFFTPMDIDTNLCIERLIEKGDFILEKKSPNTVIGIFEGTKVSFFKYPYPLLFSTKDFMGIKVADILDIACMKMDAISSRGSRRDFIDLYVICQQKRHLREILGFFREKYKSVNYNIIHILKSLTYFDDADKEPMPNLLIEIDWAKVKDFFESEVKEIKWGGNSGRQG, encoded by the coding sequence ATGTTTGAAAAGGTCATTTCAAAAGCAACAAAGTCCAATATGGAATTATTAAGATTACTATGTAAGGATTATTATTTAGTAGGTGAAACAGGAGTAGCGTTACAATTAGGACATCGTCAATCATTGGATTTAGATTTCTTTACACCAATGGATATTGATACTAATTTATGTATAGAAAGACTTATAGAAAAAGGTGATTTTATATTGGAAAAAAAGTCACCTAATACAGTTATAGGAATATTTGAAGGAACAAAAGTTAGTTTTTTTAAATATCCCTATCCACTTTTGTTTTCAACTAAAGATTTTATGGGCATAAAAGTAGCAGATATTTTAGATATTGCTTGTATGAAGATGGATGCTATTTCCTCAAGAGGAAGTCGAAGAGATTTTATTGATTTATATGTCATTTGTCAACAAAAAAGACATCTCAGGGAAATATTAGGATTTTTTAGAGAAAAATATAAAAGTGTAAATTATAATATTATTCACATTCTTAAAAGTTTAACTTATTTTGATGATGCTGACAAAGAACCTATGCCTAACCTGTTGATTGAAATCGATTGGGCGAAAGTAAAAGATTTTTTTGAGTCAGAAGTAAAAGAAATTAAATGGGGAGGAAATTCTGGTCGGCAAGGGTGA
- a CDS encoding four helix bundle protein produces MNEKLDDFRQLVVWQKSHHLVIRIYEITKNFPTEEKYGLVQQMCKAAVSIPANIAESFKKQGIKNKLNAYNISQGSLEELR; encoded by the coding sequence ATGAATGAGAAGTTAGATGATTTTAGACAACTTGTAGTATGGCAAAAAAGCCATCATTTAGTGATAAGAATATACGAAATAACCAAAAACTTCCCAACTGAAGAAAAATATGGATTGGTGCAACAGATGTGCAAAGCGGCTGTTTCTATTCCAGCAAATATTGCAGAAAGTTTTAAGAAACAAGGCATAAAGAATAAGTTAAATGCCTATAATATAAGCCAGGGATCTCTTGAAGAACTAAGGTAA